One genomic region from Proteus vulgaris encodes:
- a CDS encoding YggL family protein, with protein sequence MAKQRSRRLRKKMRIDEFQELGFSVKWTFPENTPIEEVDRFVDELILKVIEPNGLAFDASGYLSWEGLICLQQIGKCTEEHRQLVENFLKESKMQDVQTSELFDVWWD encoded by the coding sequence ATGGCTAAACAACGTAGTCGCCGCTTACGCAAAAAAATGCGTATCGATGAATTTCAGGAATTAGGTTTCTCAGTTAAATGGACTTTCCCAGAAAATACCCCAATTGAGGAAGTAGATCGCTTTGTTGATGAACTGATCCTCAAAGTTATTGAGCCAAATGGGCTGGCATTTGATGCAAGTGGTTACCTGAGCTGGGAAGGCTTAATCTGCTTACAACAAATTGGTAAATGTACAGAAGAGCATCGCCAATTAGTCGAAAACTTCCTAAAAGAAAGCAAAATGCAAGATGTACAGACCTCTGAACTATTTGATGTTTGGTGGGATTGA